TGATGCCGGCCGTCTTAGTCGCTTAAATGTTCCTCGCCACCCGCGCCTATACCTTCTTCTCGGTAAGAACCGGGCCACAAATCGGCTCCTCTCCCGCGATCTGTCCGCTCGATCCGCCGGGGTTTACTAGCCGACATGCCCGAAGAGCCGCACCCATGTGCCCGTGAGGGGTGTGCAGGCACCGTCGTGCTCCGCGGGACCAATATGCCGGAAAAACTACCCCTTGGAGGCCGGCAGGAGAAATCCGTGAAGTGACGAAGTAAAAGCTAAGACTCCGGAGGTACGCTGAGAAATCATGCACGAGTTCGGCCTGATCGCCTCTCTGCTCAGCCGGGTGGAGGAGAAAGCGCGCGAGAACAACCTCGAGCAGGTTACCAGGGTGAAACTGGTGGTGGGGAAACTCACCATGGCCCTGCCGGAGGCGCTGGAGTTTGCCTTCCGCACCCTTACCCGGGGCACCGTAGCCGAAGGGGCGAAACTTGAAATCGAGGAGCGGGAGGTGCGGCTGCGCTGCCCGCAATGCGGACTGGTGTTTTCCCCTGAACTGCCCCGCCTGACCTGCCCCGGCTGCGGCCACCCCCGGCCCTCCCTGGAGCAGGGGCGAGAACTCTATATAGACTACTTCGAGGGGAGGAAGAAAGGTGAGGGTGTATGTAGTGGAAGACCTGCTGGCGGCGAATGAAGAAGTGGCCAGGGAGAACCGCCGCCTGCTGGACCAGCACCGACTGACGATCGTCAACCTGATCGGCGGCCCGGGCGCGGGAAAGACCACCCTGCTGGAGAAGGCCGTGGCCTACCTGGGGAACCGCCTGCGGCTGGGCGTGATCGAGGGAGACGTGTATACCACCCGGGACGCGGAGAGGCTGGAGCGGCTGGGGGTGGAAGTGGTCCAAATCAATACCGCCGGGGCCTGCCACCTGGACGCGGCCATGGTGGGCAGGGTGCTGCCGGAGCTGCCGCTTGCCGACCTGGATCTGGTCATCGTGGAGAACGTGGGCAACCTGGTCTGTCCGGCCGAATTCGACCTGGGCGAGGACCTCAAGGTGGCGGTGATCAGCGTGGCCGAGGGTAGCGACAAGCCGGCCAAGTACCCGCTGGTATTCCACCAGTCCAAAGCCTGCGTCCTGACCAAGACGGATTTGCTGCCCTATACCGACTTCGACCTGGAGGCCTTCCGGACCGAGGTAGCCCAAATCAACCCGCTCCTGGAGATCTTCCCGGTTTCGGCCCGAACCGGAGCGGGAATGGAAGCGTGGTGCCGGTGGTTGAGCGAACGGGCCCGCAGGAGCCCCGCGTCCGCCTCCGGCTGCTAGTCACCGGGACGGTACAGGGGGTCGGGTTTAGGCCCTTCGTCTTTCACCTGGCCGGCAAGTACGGACTGGGCGGCACGGTGCTGAACACCGGCGCCGGGGTGGCGATCGAGGTAGAGGGCCCGGCCGGCCGGGTGCAGTCGTTCTGCCGCGAGCTGTGCCTCCATCCTCCCAGGCTGGCCCGGATCGAAAGCCTGAAGGCCTGCCTTCTCCCGGCGCAGGGCGACCGCCTGTTCACCATAGCCGACAGCCGGACCGGCACCGAGCGGGAGGTGAGCGTGCCGCCCGACGTGGCCCTCTGCCCCGACTGCCGCCGGGAAGTCTTCGATCCGCGCGACCGCCACTACCTCTATCCCTTCACCAACTGCACCAACTGCGGCCCCCGCTTCACCATCGTGCGGGACGTTCCCTACGACCGCAGCCGCACCTCCATGGCCGGCTTTGCCATGTGCCCGGAGTGCCGGCGGGAGTACGAGGACCCGGCCGATCGCCGCTTTCACGCCCAGCCGGTGGCCTGCCCCCGCTGCGGGCCGCAGGTGGAACTGGTGGACGGCCGGGGAAGGCGGGTGGCCGGTCCGGACGACTGGCGGGAGGCCACCTGGGAGCGGCTGCTGGCCGGGGCCATCGTGGCGGTAAAGGGCCTGGGCGGCTTCCACCTGGCCTGCAATGCCGCCGATCCCGCACCGGTGGCCCTCCTGAGGCGGCGCAAGGGCCGGGACCACAAGCCCTTCGCCGTAATGGCCCGGGACCTGGAGACGGTGAGGCGCTGCTGTCTGGTTAACGAGACAGAGGAACGGCTGCTGACCTCGCCCGCGGCGCCTATCGTGGTGCTGGAGCGCCGGCCGGACTGGCCCTTGCCCGAAGAACTGGCCCCCAACCTGCGCACTCTGGGGGTAATGCTTCCCTACACCCCCCTTCACTGCCTGCTTCTGGAGGGGCCTCTGGAACTTCTGGTCATGACCAGCGCCAACCGCAGCGAGCTACCGCTGATCAAGGATAACCGGGAAGTACTGGAACAACTGGCCGAGGTAGTGGATTTCGTACTGTGGCACGACCGGCCCATAGTGAATCGCTGCGACGATTCCGTGGTCATGGTGGTAGGCGATGCCCCGCGCTTCATCCGCCGCTCCCGGGGCTACGTGCCCGAGGGGATCACCGTGCCCCGCTTCTCGGAGAAGGCGGTGCTGGGAATAGGGGGGGAGATGAAGAACGCCTTCTGCCTGCTCAAGGGAGAAAAGGCCTTCTTCAGCCAGCACCTGGGAGAAATGGAATACGTGGAGGGGCAGGAATTCCTGCTCGAGGCGCTCGAGCGCTGGCAGAGAATCCTTGATGTTTCCGTCCAGGTGATAGGGTTTGACCTGCATCCCAACTACGCCACCCGGCTGCTGGCCCGGGAAATCGCGGCCGAGGCCCGCGTGGGCGTGCAGCACCACCACGCCCATCTCGCCAGCTGCCTGGCGGAAAACGGAGAGACCGGGCCGGCACTGGGCCTGATCCTGGACGGCACCGGTTACGGCACCGACGGCAACCTGTGGGGTTTTGAGGTAATCAGCGGTGACTACCGCGGCTTTTCCCGCCACTACCACCTGCGCTACCTCCCCCTTCCCGGAGGCGAGGTGGCGGTGCGGCACCCCTGGCGTACGGCGGTGGCGCTGCTCAGCCGATGGCTGGGAGATGCGGGAGAAGATCTGGCCTACCGGCTGTGGGGCCGCACCCGGGGCCGGGACCTGGAGACGGTACTGAACCTTATCCGCGCCGGCGTCAACTGTCCCCTGGCCTGCGGCTGCGGCCGGCTTTTCGACGCGGTGGCCGCGCTGCTCGGTCTGGGCGAGACCAGCACCTACGAGGGCCAGCTGGCGGCGGAACTGTCGGAACTCGTGCCATCCGGGGCGCAGTCCGAACCCCTGGAGCCCTATCCCTACTCCTTCGCCGGAGAGGAGCTGGACCTGGAGCCGACCGTGTCCGCGCTCTGGGAGGACTACCGGGCCGGCACGGAGAAAGCTAAGGTAGCCAAGAGGTTTCACGATACCCTGGTGTGCCTTCTGGTGGAAGCGGCCGAAAGGGCAAGGCAGGAGACCGGCCTCCATAAGGTGGCCTTAAGCGGCGGAACCTGGCAGAACCGGTACCTGTTGAGCCGGGTGGAGGCGGAACTGGCCAACCACGGTTTTGCCGTGCTCACCCACCGCCTGGTTCCAGCCAACG
The nucleotide sequence above comes from Clostridia bacterium. Encoded proteins:
- the hypA gene encoding hydrogenase maturation nickel metallochaperone HypA, with translation MHEFGLIASLLSRVEEKARENNLEQVTRVKLVVGKLTMALPEALEFAFRTLTRGTVAEGAKLEIEEREVRLRCPQCGLVFSPELPRLTCPGCGHPRPSLEQGRELYIDYFEGRKKGEGVCSGRPAGGE
- the hypB gene encoding hydrogenase nickel incorporation protein HypB, translating into MRVYVVEDLLAANEEVARENRRLLDQHRLTIVNLIGGPGAGKTTLLEKAVAYLGNRLRLGVIEGDVYTTRDAERLERLGVEVVQINTAGACHLDAAMVGRVLPELPLADLDLVIVENVGNLVCPAEFDLGEDLKVAVISVAEGSDKPAKYPLVFHQSKACVLTKTDLLPYTDFDLEAFRTEVAQINPLLEIFPVSARTGAGMEAWCRWLSERARRSPASASGC
- the hypF gene encoding carbamoyltransferase HypF, giving the protein MVERTGPQEPRVRLRLLVTGTVQGVGFRPFVFHLAGKYGLGGTVLNTGAGVAIEVEGPAGRVQSFCRELCLHPPRLARIESLKACLLPAQGDRLFTIADSRTGTEREVSVPPDVALCPDCRREVFDPRDRHYLYPFTNCTNCGPRFTIVRDVPYDRSRTSMAGFAMCPECRREYEDPADRRFHAQPVACPRCGPQVELVDGRGRRVAGPDDWREATWERLLAGAIVAVKGLGGFHLACNAADPAPVALLRRRKGRDHKPFAVMARDLETVRRCCLVNETEERLLTSPAAPIVVLERRPDWPLPEELAPNLRTLGVMLPYTPLHCLLLEGPLELLVMTSANRSELPLIKDNREVLEQLAEVVDFVLWHDRPIVNRCDDSVVMVVGDAPRFIRRSRGYVPEGITVPRFSEKAVLGIGGEMKNAFCLLKGEKAFFSQHLGEMEYVEGQEFLLEALERWQRILDVSVQVIGFDLHPNYATRLLAREIAAEARVGVQHHHAHLASCLAENGETGPALGLILDGTGYGTDGNLWGFEVISGDYRGFSRHYHLRYLPLPGGEVAVRHPWRTAVALLSRWLGDAGEDLAYRLWGRTRGRDLETVLNLIRAGVNCPLACGCGRLFDAVAALLGLGETSTYEGQLAAELSELVPSGAQSEPLEPYPYSFAGEELDLEPTVSALWEDYRAGTEKAKVAKRFHDTLVCLLVEAAERARQETGLHKVALSGGTWQNRYLLSRVEAELANHGFAVLTHRLVPANDGGLALGQALVADRRWRECA